The following DNA comes from Candidatus Obscuribacterales bacterium.
AGGCGGAGGCAATTTATCTGGGGATTAATGCGGTAGATTATTCCGGCTATCCCGACTGTCGTCCAGACTATCTGGCGGCGTTTCAGCAGTTAGCTAATCTATCGTCTAAGGTAGGATTAGAAGGTAAGGCTCCTCAGCTAGTGGCTCCCTTGGTGGAAGACAGTAAGGTGGATATTGTGCGGCGGGCGCTGGCGCTGGGGGTGCCGATTCATCAAACCTGGTCTTGCTATGAGGGGGGAGAGCAACCCTGTGGCCTCTGTGATTCCTGCCGAATTCGCGATCGCGCTTTAATCGATGCGGGGCGTCCAGATTTGGCTAGTGCGGTGGGGCGATCGCAGATGTCGATGCGTTAGGACAGATCGGTGGGGTTATCGGTGGGGGATGAGACTAAGTTATCTAGGTGAGCGATCGCGTCTTGTACAAAAGCCTGCATGAAGCGATCGCGCCGGTGGAGCTGAAACTGCTGTTGCACAACATCGGTCATGCCGCCATCGCCCCAGTCTTGTCCTTGTTGGAAATAGGTGATGAAGCTATAGCCAGCGATGCGGGTAAGGTAGGCGGCAGTGGCTCCCTGCACGGCTCGCCCCACCAGAAAGGTGGCTACATTGGTTTGCAGCGCCACGGATAGCAGCTCGATGGTTCCCTTGAGGATACCCAGTCCCGCCAAGGTTTTCACCAATGCCAACGCCAGCGCCTTACCCGACTCTAGGTCTAGGTCGCAGCCATAGATTTGCCCCAGATCAACAATCATCTTGGCATTGACCGCCGCTGCGGCCACAAGATCTACCCCCGGCAAGGGTGTCGCAGCAATGACGCCGGCCCCAATCCATTGATAGCGATCGATAATGGCTTCGGCCCGCTGGCGGCGTTCTTGGTTGAGCCACTGGCGGGTCTCGTCGCTGAGCCGTTGGGACTGCAGCAAAATATTGTCGGCAATTAAATCTTCGCCGTCGTTGCGAAGGATGGTGGCTAGGCGCTGCATCAAGGGCTCTAGCATGGGCTCGGGCGTCACCCATTCGCCGGTGTTGAGGCGTACAGGCCGCGGCTGGGCGGCGATCGCCACGATATCCTCTGGAGCGATCTGGCCGGCCAGGCGCTGCTGGATCTGCAGCAGCAGGGTGGCGAGGTCAGATTCTGGGTACAGATCGATTTTGTTGAACACCAACACCAAGCGCTTGCCCATCTCTAGGAGCGATCGCACGACGGCATATTCCGACTGCCGCAGGTCATTGTCCACAACAAACAGTAGCAGGTCGGCTTCGGCGGCCAGGTGGCGCACCTGCTGCTCTCGCTGGGTACCCATGACGCCCGTTTCCGCAAGCCCCGGCGTGTCGGTCAACTGCAGACGACGCTGGAGGCCCCGCAGCCGCAGACCATAGGTTTGGTTGTCCACCGTGGTGCCAATGGGCGCAGCCATCGGCCCGCCCACTCGGCCAATGAGACCGTTCACCAGGGATGTTTTACCCGCCGACCCAGTGCCAAACACCACCATATGCAGCGATCGCCCTTCTAGATCCTGGCCAATGGCCTGGGAGCGATCGCGCAACACTTGACGGGTGACCTCGTCTTGCACCTGTTCCACCTGCTGCTGTACCCCAGCCAGAACGGCCTGGGCTGCCGATGCTTTGTTGGTGGGAGCCACGGGCGGCCGCTGGGCTCGCTTGCGTTGGCTTGCCTGCCACCAGCGCCATAGGGGATAGACCAGCAACGCGATCGCCCCC
Coding sequences within:
- a CDS encoding GTP-binding protein, whose product is MSRLPWGIQIGLIVLALGAILIALASVAGLYADLSLMSPLLANLFLVLVLGLLLGAIALLVYPLWRWWQASQRKRAQRPPVAPTNKASAAQAVLAGVQQQVEQVQDEVTRQVLRDRSQAIGQDLEGRSLHMVVFGTGSAGKTSLVNGLIGRVGGPMAAPIGTTVDNQTYGLRLRGLQRRLQLTDTPGLAETGVMGTQREQQVRHLAAEADLLLFVVDNDLRQSEYAVVRSLLEMGKRLVLVFNKIDLYPESDLATLLLQIQQRLAGQIAPEDIVAIAAQPRPVRLNTGEWVTPEPMLEPLMQRLATILRNDGEDLIADNILLQSQRLSDETRQWLNQERRQRAEAIIDRYQWIGAGVIAATPLPGVDLVAAAAVNAKMIVDLGQIYGCDLDLESGKALALALVKTLAGLGILKGTIELLSVALQTNVATFLVGRAVQGATAAYLTRIAGYSFITYFQQGQDWGDGGMTDVVQQQFQLHRRDRFMQAFVQDAIAHLDNLVSSPTDNPTDLS
- a CDS encoding 7-cyano-7-deazaguanine synthase; the protein is AEAIYLGINAVDYSGYPDCRPDYLAAFQQLANLSSKVGLEGKAPQLVAPLVEDSKVDIVRRALALGVPIHQTWSCYEGGEQPCGLCDSCRIRDRALIDAGRPDLASAVGRSQMSMR